CCTGTTCCTAATAGTACAAATACGAACCACTGGCTACCGCCAATTAGTCCATCAATAACGCTTAAGAAATCGTTTAATTCCTGCATATACGGGTAGTTGTTTTACAAATTATATGAATTAATCATGATGCTCAATAACTAAGACGAATACCGACTTTCTTAAAAAAGGTCAGAACAACGGAAAAAGGAGCTTTATGACTTCCAGCTACAGCTGATCAGGCTACCACGCTCTTTATCATTCTGTACTTTAAGATAGACGTCTATTTCCTGCTGCAGCTCTTCCACGTGAGATATAATACCTACAATTCTCTGCTCCTTACGCAGCGACTTCAGGGTGTCAAATACCAGGCGAAGAGACTCTTTATCCAGAGAACCAAAGCCTTCGTCCAGAAAGAAGAAGCTCTGTTCGGCCTGGTTGAGCGTTTTTACATTTTCTGCCAGTGCCAAAGCCAGACATAATGCTGCCTGAAAAGTTTGTCCTCCAGAGAGAGTCTTAAGCAGGCGAGTTTTTCCGTTATTCAGAAAATCTCTGACTATAAACTCACCCTCTGCATTTAGCTCCAGGCTCAGGCTGTTTCGGGTCAGTTTCATAAAACGCTCATTGGCCGTACGACAAAGATTGTCCAGATAAACAGAAGAAACGTACCTGACAAAGCCACTACCTTTAAATAGACTGGCCAGTTCTTTAAGATTATCTTCTCTTACCCTCAGTTTTTCCAGCTTTTCCTGTAGTTGCCTGCTATTTTGCAGGCGCTCCTCCATTTGCTTAAGCTGCTCACGAGCTACTGCAATCCTCTCCTGACATTTCTGCAGTTCAGCCTTCTGCTGCTGCCATTCCCGCAAGATAGCTTCATGCTTTTGTTTATCATAGTGTTTTCCTTCTGCTTCTCGTTTAAGTTTGCTAAGTTGGTCTTTAATGCTGTTTATTTGAGTGTGATATTGCTGTATTGCCTTCTGTTCTTCTTCTACATTCAGCTTTAGCGAAAGTAAATTCCGCACCTCTTCCAGACTTTCAAAGTTTTTTTGATGGCATAGAGCTTCCAGTTCTTCTTCTACTTTTGCCAACTTTTGCTTTTCCTGTTCTAAACGTTCTTTCTCAGTTTCTTCTCTGCTTTGGCTGCCATGCAGATTTTTCTCACACTCATTATAATGCTTCGTGGCTTTTTTATACTGCTCGTCCGCTTCTTCTACCTTGCGTTTCCCCCGGTGAAGACTCTCTTTCAACTCAGAAAGCGCATGATTTTTCCAACCTTCATATTCATAGACTTTGAGTAGACCAAGCAAATTGTTAATACTGGTTTGCAGAGCATGCTCGTTTTGCTGCTGTTGTTGTAATACTTCCTGCGCAACTTTAAGACTTTGCTCCTGTAGAGGTATATTTTTCTTTTTGTCCTGGACAACTTTTCTAAGGACTTCGGCCTTTTTTCCTAATTTATCCAGCTTAGAGATAAAGCCGCGGATCTGCGCGTCATTGTAGGAGGCAAAATCTTCCCACGCAAATTGCTGGTGATGCGCTTTTATATTTTGCTTAACTTTTTCCAGTTCAGATTTAGTTTTTTCTAACAGCGCCTGAGTCGTACGCATATCGCTATCCATTGTTGCTACTTCATCTGCCAACTGTCGTATTTGGTTTTCTTCTTCCTGAAGCTTTTGCATGAGTGATTGCTGCTGCTCCAGTTCCTGATGCACCGAAGTAGTGTGTACAATCTGTGGGTGATGCTCAGAGCCGCAAAGCGGACAGGCTTTGCCTTCCTCTAGATTATTCGCGTAGGCAGATAACTTTTCTTTTACCTGCAAATTTTGCAATATGGTTTGTTCCTGCTGTTGCCTGCTTCGTATTTCCTGAATGCGACTACGTATTTTTGTTTTAACCACTTCCAGATCTGTAGTCTCTTTTAGCCATTCAAAATCAGAAAGGCGTTGCTTCTGCTGAGTGCTCAGCTTTTCTATATGTGAGAGGTACTGCTTCTGCTGATCTTCGCAGGATGTGTGTTCCTGCTGCCATCTTTTATGCTGTACATGCCAGTGATGAATATCGTTGAGGGTAGCGCGGAAGCGTAGCTTTTTGTCGAACTCAGCCAAGCTCTCTTCCTCTTCACTGAGCAGCTTTTTGCTTTCTTCCAGCGTTCGTGTTAACTGCTCTACTTTTTGTTGGCTCGCCTTTAGGGTATGCTGGTTCTTCTCCTGCTCAAGCTGGTACTCTCTGATCTTAATTACATACTCCAGATCCTGACATTTGAGGATATCTGTTTCTCTTTGCTCGTAATCCTGCTGTCTTTTTTGTAATTCTTCTTTGGCAGACAGGAGTTGCTGCTTCTGTTGCTCAATCTCTTCAAGTAATACTTTACGTTTTTGAGTTAAACTACTGATTTCATGACCTATATCTACCTTTCGTTGAAGTCTTTCTTTAAAGTAAGTATAAGCCCGATTATAATCATTCAGCTGTTTCTCTCTTTGTTCTATCTGCTTCTGCTGTGCTTCAAGGGTCTGTTGCTCTTTTTCAGTAGCAACTATACTTTCAAACAGCTTGCACAGAGCTTCCTGCGCCTGACAATCTTTTTCCAGGGCATCTGCCTTGCTCTGTTTTTCTCCCCTACCCTTCTCTAGCTGTGCTACCTTTTCTTTCTCATTTTCTATCTCTTCCTGGCTTATACCACCAATTTCAGAAAGGCGCGCCTGTACTTCGGTAAGGTCAGTTTTATTTTTCTGGGACAGTACCTTTACCTTTCCGCCCAACTCATACTGATTGAGATTGAACAACTCTTTAAGCATCTGCGTCCGTTGGGTAGCTCCCTGGTCCACAAACTCTCTGAATTTGCCCTGAGGAATAATAACCGTCTGCATGAAGTTGTCGTAATTCATGCCTAATAATTCAGAGGCATCTTTAACAGCTATAGGCTGCCACTCTCCACTATTACCTTTGTAGTAATTACGGTCTCGTAATACTACCTGTTCATAG
This window of the Porifericola rhodea genome carries:
- a CDS encoding AAA family ATPase, which encodes MIPVKLTLRGLYSYRESQTIDFETLTASQLFGIFGAVGGGKSSILEAIMFVLFDRSDRLNQKDNRYYNMLNLQSNEMEIDFIFRAETNSESTYRFYFRAGRNRNNYEQVVLRDRNYYKGNSGEWQPIAVKDASELLGMNYDNFMQTVIIPQGKFREFVDQGATQRTQMLKELFNLNQYELGGKVKVLSQKNKTDLTEVQARLSEIGGISQEEIENEKEKVAQLEKGRGEKQSKADALEKDCQAQEALCKLFESIVATEKEQQTLEAQQKQIEQREKQLNDYNRAYTYFKERLQRKVDIGHEISSLTQKRKVLLEEIEQQKQQLLSAKEELQKRQQDYEQRETDILKCQDLEYVIKIREYQLEQEKNQHTLKASQQKVEQLTRTLEESKKLLSEEEESLAEFDKKLRFRATLNDIHHWHVQHKRWQQEHTSCEDQQKQYLSHIEKLSTQQKQRLSDFEWLKETTDLEVVKTKIRSRIQEIRSRQQQEQTILQNLQVKEKLSAYANNLEEGKACPLCGSEHHPQIVHTTSVHQELEQQQSLMQKLQEEENQIRQLADEVATMDSDMRTTQALLEKTKSELEKVKQNIKAHHQQFAWEDFASYNDAQIRGFISKLDKLGKKAEVLRKVVQDKKKNIPLQEQSLKVAQEVLQQQQQNEHALQTSINNLLGLLKVYEYEGWKNHALSELKESLHRGKRKVEEADEQYKKATKHYNECEKNLHGSQSREETEKERLEQEKQKLAKVEEELEALCHQKNFESLEEVRNLLSLKLNVEEEQKAIQQYHTQINSIKDQLSKLKREAEGKHYDKQKHEAILREWQQQKAELQKCQERIAVAREQLKQMEERLQNSRQLQEKLEKLRVREDNLKELASLFKGSGFVRYVSSVYLDNLCRTANERFMKLTRNSLSLELNAEGEFIVRDFLNNGKTRLLKTLSGGQTFQAALCLALALAENVKTLNQAEQSFFFLDEGFGSLDKESLRLVFDTLKSLRKEQRIVGIISHVEELQQEIDVYLKVQNDKERGSLISCSWKS